From Pedobacter indicus, a single genomic window includes:
- the bla gene encoding subclass B1 metallo-beta-lactamase: protein MKIKTFTSSLLLFATLLVSCNTSKTENVQNTNTNQLLHVQTGQQPQDSLLYESETLTIRQISEHVYEHTSYLSTEDFGNVPCNGMIVFNGTDAIVFDTPADATSSEELLKKLDEMGLRTKAVVATHFHADCIAGLNQFHAQNIPSYANTRTIVKLDELNSETMPQNGFDNDLELELGSQKVYAKYFGEGHTKDNIVGYFPAEKVLFGGCLIKEMDAGKGNLEDANTDAWSATVSKIKRKYPDIQLVVPGHGATGGPELLDYTIALFE, encoded by the coding sequence ATGAAAATCAAAACCTTTACAAGCTCTTTACTACTATTTGCTACACTGCTAGTCAGCTGTAACACAAGCAAAACAGAAAACGTCCAAAATACCAATACCAATCAGTTGCTCCACGTTCAAACTGGACAACAACCACAAGATTCGCTTCTCTACGAGAGCGAAACGTTGACAATCCGTCAAATCTCAGAACATGTTTATGAACATACCTCCTACCTGTCTACCGAGGACTTCGGGAATGTACCATGCAATGGAATGATTGTCTTTAACGGAACTGATGCGATTGTTTTTGACACACCAGCGGATGCGACGAGTTCCGAAGAGCTATTGAAGAAATTGGATGAAATGGGGCTTCGGACAAAAGCAGTCGTTGCCACACATTTCCATGCAGACTGTATAGCCGGACTAAACCAGTTCCATGCGCAGAACATACCTTCTTACGCGAACACGCGCACAATTGTCAAACTAGATGAATTAAATTCAGAAACGATGCCACAAAACGGATTTGATAATGACCTTGAACTTGAGCTTGGCAGTCAAAAAGTCTATGCAAAATATTTTGGTGAAGGTCATACCAAGGACAATATTGTCGGTTATTTTCCAGCGGAAAAGGTGCTGTTTGGTGGTTGTCTTATCAAAGAAATGGATGCAGGAAAGGGGAATCTTGAAGATGCGAATACAGATGCGTGGTCTGCTACCGTATCAAAAATCAAAAGAAAATACCCCGATATACAACTGGTTGTTCCGGGTCATGGGGCGACAGGCGGCCCGGAGCTTTTGGATTACACCATTGCTTTATTTGAGTAA
- a CDS encoding DUF937 domain-containing protein: MNLIEMIKEEIDGSVLSSISQKAGISEEQAENGFSVAIPAVLGGILKNNDGENSGLLSGLFVQGTTDDQPTEDDSQLLDRGSAMASNLFGTERESLTNELSNATGLNHDRSSGLLAMIVPTITGLISKLMTKHNWNFSDVLGRVVSSKDEIFSSLPTGLRNSFGLADIGVPQVPDVPESPIIETDTPEVDLPPTDFPKTDTPPTERSPDTEGAIEVPPAPIPPLVDEPEVVEEPKVPEVDEVNVTNEPLETIEDTPVREEPLEPEIMEAELTDAGKRQDESLNQEPVTPETVAREAVVEQEVNEPEQIPPRAAIPPEPPAKSGGMLRWVLIIVLIILILWWLL, encoded by the coding sequence ATGAATTTAATCGAAATGATCAAAGAAGAAATAGACGGCAGTGTTCTTTCTTCAATAAGTCAAAAAGCGGGTATTAGCGAGGAACAAGCAGAAAATGGATTCTCCGTTGCTATTCCGGCTGTATTAGGCGGGATTCTGAAAAACAATGATGGTGAAAATTCGGGGTTATTAAGTGGTTTATTTGTTCAGGGCACTACGGATGATCAACCTACAGAGGATGATTCGCAGTTATTGGATCGTGGTAGTGCAATGGCAAGTAACCTCTTCGGTACCGAACGTGAATCACTAACAAATGAACTTTCTAATGCAACCGGACTTAATCATGATCGTTCATCCGGACTTTTGGCAATGATCGTCCCCACGATAACTGGTTTGATAAGCAAGCTCATGACCAAACATAATTGGAATTTTTCAGATGTTTTAGGCAGAGTGGTATCGAGTAAAGACGAGATATTCTCATCTTTACCAACAGGCTTGCGCAATTCGTTCGGATTGGCTGATATCGGCGTGCCACAAGTACCGGATGTGCCAGAGAGCCCTATTATTGAGACTGATACACCGGAAGTGGATTTACCTCCGACCGACTTTCCGAAGACCGATACGCCACCTACAGAGCGATCACCTGACACGGAGGGTGCGATTGAGGTTCCACCCGCTCCCATTCCACCACTTGTAGACGAACCAGAGGTAGTGGAAGAGCCAAAGGTTCCTGAAGTTGATGAAGTAAATGTCACCAACGAGCCTTTAGAAACGATAGAGGATACACCTGTCCGGGAGGAGCCGTTAGAGCCTGAAATAATGGAGGCCGAGCTGACAGACGCTGGTAAGAGACAAGATGAATCACTAAATCAGGAGCCTGTAACACCAGAAACGGTTGCACGTGAGGCTGTCGTAGAACAGGAAGTGAATGAACCGGAACAGATTCCACCACGCGCAGCGATACCCCCCGAACCACCAGCTAAGTCAGGAGGAATGTTACGATGGGTCTTGATCATCGTCCTTATTATCCTGATCCTATGGTGGCTCCTATAA
- a CDS encoding alpha/beta hydrolase: MKLKKLCILFICFISFKSAIADQLTQGTGKDQPSDSVITFRNLRYAPQPDSLNGDTSSDKLLDLYLPAINNSKKLPIFVFVHGGGFAGGDKYNKTVAEICSKLASKGFAVLSINYWLSLKHNKIPGASASANMAKGVPSGGEFHPGLQMAIQNASDDLVSVFRWVKKHKKDYHLDVSKLAISGGSAGAMTVLHTAYVSGQRVLPVQAVVDLWGGLEDASVIKRKAPPVLIYHGDQDKLIHVDFGHALKKRMDEIGDTQSILHVMEGKGHAMYRYIADEKIDEIAQFLISVVD; this comes from the coding sequence ATGAAATTAAAAAAGCTCTGTATCTTATTTATATGTTTTATAAGCTTTAAGAGTGCAATTGCTGATCAGTTAACGCAAGGCACGGGGAAAGATCAACCCTCCGATAGTGTGATCACCTTTCGAAACTTGCGTTATGCTCCGCAGCCTGATTCACTGAACGGTGATACCTCGTCCGATAAATTACTGGACCTTTATCTACCAGCAATTAATAACAGTAAAAAGCTGCCCATTTTTGTCTTTGTCCATGGTGGTGGCTTTGCTGGTGGTGATAAATATAACAAGACAGTAGCTGAAATTTGCTCAAAACTCGCTTCAAAAGGTTTTGCAGTTCTTTCTATAAATTATTGGCTTAGTTTGAAACACAATAAAATACCCGGCGCAAGTGCATCGGCTAATATGGCAAAGGGAGTGCCGTCTGGCGGCGAGTTCCACCCCGGTTTACAGATGGCTATTCAGAATGCATCAGACGATCTCGTGTCTGTCTTTAGGTGGGTTAAAAAGCATAAAAAAGATTATCATCTTGATGTTTCTAAGCTGGCAATTTCTGGTGGATCAGCAGGGGCAATGACCGTGCTTCATACAGCTTATGTATCTGGACAGCGAGTTCTACCGGTACAGGCAGTTGTGGATCTTTGGGGCGGCTTGGAAGATGCAAGTGTGATCAAAAGAAAAGCGCCTCCGGTATTGATCTATCACGGGGATCAGGACAAACTGATTCATGTCGACTTTGGTCACGCATTAAAAAAGCGGATGGATGAAATCGGCGATACACAGTCCATCCTCCACGTAATGGAAGGAAAAGGACATGCGATGTATCGGTATATTGCTGATGAGAAAATAGACGAGATCGCCCAGTTCCTCATCAGCGTTGTGGATTAA
- a CDS encoding MBL fold metallo-hydrolase, with amino-acid sequence MIILISIVALAVLAIVLYMRQPKFGQAPKGKRLEQIKQADNYKNNAFQNIEETPSLTEGYSMAKVFYNFLFAKFPETTPVDSLPSIKTDLHQLPIDSNVLVWFGHSSYYLQVEGKRFLVDPVFSGNASPLPGTNLSFKGSDIYSGDDMPSIDYLLITHDHYDHLDYETVVKLKEKVGTVICGLGVGQHFERWGYPTDRIVERNWYERVELENNLMLYTVPTRHFSGRGFARNNTLWMSFLLASPELKIYIGGDSGYGKHFAEIGKKYGPIDLAMLDNGQYNPAWQAIHMLPEEVLKAGADLGAKRVFPVHSGKFRLAYHPWNEPLNKITELNGEHGIPLLTPMIGEEVSLTDTTRHYSRWWANVH; translated from the coding sequence ATGATCATCCTGATAAGCATTGTGGCACTTGCCGTACTCGCCATCGTGCTCTATATGCGGCAGCCAAAGTTTGGCCAAGCGCCTAAAGGCAAGCGACTAGAGCAGATTAAGCAAGCCGACAATTATAAGAACAATGCATTCCAAAATATAGAAGAAACACCGTCTTTAACGGAAGGGTATTCAATGGCGAAAGTTTTTTACAACTTTCTTTTCGCTAAGTTTCCAGAAACCACTCCGGTTGATTCGCTGCCTTCAATAAAAACCGACTTACATCAATTGCCAATTGATAGCAATGTACTCGTCTGGTTTGGCCATTCATCCTATTATCTACAGGTAGAAGGCAAGCGTTTTCTGGTAGATCCTGTTTTTAGTGGGAATGCCTCTCCACTTCCGGGCACCAACCTTTCTTTTAAAGGATCGGATATTTATTCAGGTGATGATATGCCTTCCATCGATTACCTGCTGATTACGCATGATCATTACGATCATCTTGATTATGAAACGGTTGTCAAATTAAAAGAGAAAGTAGGGACGGTGATTTGCGGACTTGGTGTGGGTCAGCATTTTGAACGATGGGGCTATCCGACAGATCGAATCGTAGAAAGAAACTGGTACGAAAGGGTGGAGCTGGAGAATAATTTGATGCTCTATACGGTGCCGACACGGCATTTTTCTGGTCGGGGCTTTGCCCGTAATAATACGCTGTGGATGTCTTTCCTCTTGGCTTCGCCGGAATTGAAAATATACATTGGAGGGGACAGCGGTTATGGAAAGCATTTTGCCGAGATCGGTAAAAAATACGGGCCGATAGATTTAGCTATGCTAGATAATGGACAATATAATCCAGCTTGGCAGGCTATTCATATGTTGCCTGAGGAAGTATTGAAAGCGGGAGCTGATTTGGGGGCAAAACGAGTATTTCCAGTGCATTCGGGTAAGTTTAGACTTGCTTATCATCCCTGGAATGAGCCATTAAATAAAATTACCGAATTAAACGGGGAGCATGGAATCCCTCTTCTTACGCCGATGATTGGCGAGGAAGTAAGTTTAACGGATACCACTCGTCACTATTCAAGATGGTGGGCCAACGTACACTAA